From a region of the Corallococcus coralloides DSM 2259 genome:
- a CDS encoding tetratricopeptide repeat protein, with the protein MKTNHSIDISSQLKGMGTTGMNGFRTKRMFLAGAFAFAFTTACATGPRPTPVAMNAVEKPAVTVPAAPPPTAAQKGDADGQFAEALKAYEAGDLDAARKGFEEVVNQQPKALNARFNLGVIAEKQGRPADARVAYEQVLALDPAHTPSVMNLGLMHRHAGQLDEALALYTKALQTPGHEHDEPVLNALAATYRLAGKLDEAEATGRRVLARSKDNPEAYKTLALVAYDRGQYRLAELLVINARKVAQDDPAISNTLGMIYLKMDDRPRALAQFQKAVSLDDNFAPGHLNLGALALSYRDYAGAEKAFTKALSLEPDGLEGQLYLAYALDGQKGLDPKKGVAAGEAFEKVLARAADKPEAVCGAGWAYATERAAFEKAIAFLDRCKELSSTTEQDKQLITAKVNGLQNMLKNPPPAPAPAATAEAEGEEKKDAAATGGAGSSVMNQLPQDTSAPEAAPEPAEETAPAEAAPASDDASGNGQTAPTPAPTP; encoded by the coding sequence GTGAAGACGAACCACAGCATCGACATCAGCAGCCAGTTGAAGGGGATGGGGACGACGGGGATGAACGGCTTTCGCACCAAGCGCATGTTCCTGGCGGGGGCCTTCGCCTTCGCCTTCACCACGGCCTGCGCCACGGGCCCCAGGCCCACGCCCGTCGCGATGAACGCGGTGGAGAAGCCCGCAGTCACGGTCCCCGCCGCGCCTCCGCCCACCGCGGCCCAGAAGGGCGACGCGGACGGCCAGTTCGCCGAGGCCCTGAAGGCCTACGAGGCCGGTGACCTGGACGCCGCTCGCAAGGGCTTCGAGGAGGTCGTCAACCAGCAGCCCAAGGCGCTCAACGCGCGCTTCAACCTGGGCGTCATCGCGGAGAAGCAGGGCCGCCCGGCGGACGCCCGCGTGGCGTACGAGCAGGTGCTCGCCCTGGACCCGGCGCACACGCCGTCCGTGATGAACCTGGGGTTGATGCACCGGCACGCGGGCCAGCTGGATGAAGCCCTCGCGCTGTACACGAAGGCGCTCCAGACGCCGGGCCATGAGCACGACGAGCCCGTGCTCAACGCGCTGGCCGCGACGTACCGGCTGGCGGGCAAGCTGGACGAGGCGGAGGCCACCGGCCGGCGCGTGCTCGCGCGCAGCAAGGACAACCCGGAGGCGTACAAGACGCTGGCGCTGGTGGCGTACGACCGGGGCCAGTACCGCCTGGCGGAGCTGCTGGTCATCAACGCGCGCAAGGTGGCGCAGGACGACCCGGCCATCTCCAACACGCTGGGGATGATCTACCTGAAGATGGACGACCGCCCGCGCGCCCTGGCCCAGTTCCAGAAGGCCGTGTCGCTGGATGACAACTTCGCGCCCGGCCACCTCAACCTGGGCGCCCTGGCGCTGAGCTACCGCGACTACGCGGGCGCGGAGAAGGCCTTCACCAAGGCCCTGTCCCTGGAGCCGGACGGCCTGGAGGGCCAGCTGTACCTGGCGTACGCGCTGGACGGGCAGAAGGGCCTGGATCCGAAGAAGGGCGTCGCCGCGGGCGAGGCGTTCGAGAAGGTGCTCGCGCGCGCCGCGGACAAGCCGGAGGCGGTGTGCGGCGCGGGCTGGGCGTACGCGACCGAGCGCGCGGCCTTCGAGAAGGCCATCGCGTTCCTGGACCGCTGCAAGGAGCTGTCCTCCACGACGGAGCAGGACAAGCAGCTCATCACCGCCAAGGTGAACGGCCTGCAGAACATGCTCAAGAACCCGCCGCCGGCGCCGGCTCCGGCCGCCACCGCGGAGGCCGAGGGCGAGGAGAAGAAGGACGCCGCCGCCACCGGGGGCGCGGGCTCGTCCGTGATGAACCAGCTGCCCCAGGACACCAGCGCGCCCGAGGCAGCACCCGAGCCCGCCGAGGAGACGGCTCCGGCCGAGGCTGCCCCCGCGTCCGACGATGCGTCCGGCAATGGACAGACGGCTCCGACGCCTGCTCCGACGCCCTGA
- a CDS encoding TonB family protein has translation MAAARKNGLTLRITTPDGSIQETVSEAESVIVGSGAQAAVKIQDPRVSNLHVMLKVDNDGSVTAIDLGSEGGTQVSGQKLIIPTALKPGDVLTVGTSQVEVLFGDAPRPVAPAAAVAQPGVFQQRPVMPPAAPVAPPVAHAAPVPPNMRQAPPPRPAMNAAPTNVVGTVSTPRSAPAGALGTQVSPNVTSTPVFGPPPPPVAARKATPPQVAQARKPQPPPHLQEPLPRDAQPTPDAKVLQVSMLWGDQMLEVQHFKDGAPVTIGEAAKNTFTVFSPQVGKRHVLAVSKGDKLELRAPAGSGVFVTNNGDVRTKDALRAAGQLNNATADQEQLFTLGLHDRAEVSLGTVAFVMRYVKPSPAILATSLSDRDFGFFKIAAICLLGAAAFVTAMVLTPHTETKSADDVFESQQRVAKFLIAPQKKEEAKKLQLSGVEEGAKAKDEEGKFGKQEAKQEEAAPSKPGTPVVDKSKKEKDRQVVGKVGLLGALKGMKGGASDVFGPGGIGTGINNSLGGLKGGAAMGDAHGVGGLGSRGTGNGGGGTALGIGGLGTQGNGRGTGGSGGIDLGGRGKSVTKVIPGKTTVIGGLDKDVIAKVIRRHQNEIKYCYESELNKNPSLAGKVAVAFTIDPAGAVADASVSESTLGSSPAEQCMISRIRRWKFPEPKGGGVVNVTYPWLFSPSGADAAE, from the coding sequence ATGGCGGCGGCGAGAAAAAACGGATTGACGCTTCGGATCACCACCCCGGACGGCTCCATCCAGGAGACGGTTTCGGAGGCGGAGAGTGTCATCGTGGGGTCGGGCGCCCAGGCGGCGGTGAAGATTCAGGATCCGCGCGTGTCCAACCTCCACGTGATGCTGAAGGTGGACAACGATGGCTCCGTGACGGCCATCGACCTGGGCAGTGAAGGCGGCACCCAGGTGTCCGGGCAGAAGCTCATCATCCCCACGGCGCTCAAGCCCGGGGATGTGCTCACGGTGGGCACCTCCCAGGTGGAGGTGCTCTTCGGTGACGCGCCCCGGCCGGTGGCTCCGGCGGCGGCGGTGGCGCAGCCCGGCGTGTTCCAGCAGCGCCCGGTGATGCCCCCGGCTGCTCCGGTGGCGCCTCCGGTGGCCCACGCGGCTCCGGTGCCTCCCAACATGCGGCAGGCTCCGCCTCCGCGGCCCGCGATGAACGCCGCGCCCACGAACGTGGTGGGCACGGTGAGCACGCCGCGCTCCGCTCCGGCGGGCGCGCTGGGCACGCAGGTGTCCCCGAACGTGACGTCCACCCCGGTGTTCGGCCCTCCGCCGCCTCCGGTGGCGGCGCGCAAGGCCACGCCTCCCCAGGTGGCCCAGGCCCGCAAGCCGCAGCCTCCGCCGCACCTGCAGGAGCCGCTGCCCCGGGACGCGCAGCCCACGCCGGACGCGAAGGTGCTCCAGGTGTCCATGCTCTGGGGCGACCAGATGCTGGAGGTCCAGCACTTCAAGGACGGCGCGCCGGTCACCATCGGCGAGGCCGCGAAGAACACCTTCACCGTGTTCTCGCCGCAGGTGGGCAAGCGCCACGTGCTCGCGGTGAGCAAGGGCGACAAGCTGGAGCTGCGTGCCCCGGCGGGCTCTGGCGTCTTCGTCACCAACAACGGCGACGTCCGCACGAAGGACGCGCTGCGCGCCGCGGGCCAGCTCAACAACGCCACGGCGGATCAGGAGCAGCTCTTCACCCTGGGCCTGCATGACCGGGCGGAGGTGTCGCTGGGCACGGTGGCGTTCGTGATGCGCTACGTGAAGCCGTCGCCGGCCATCCTGGCGACGTCGCTGTCCGACCGCGACTTCGGCTTCTTCAAGATCGCCGCCATCTGCCTGCTCGGGGCGGCGGCGTTCGTCACCGCCATGGTGCTGACGCCGCACACGGAGACGAAGTCCGCGGACGACGTCTTCGAGTCCCAGCAGCGCGTGGCCAAGTTCCTCATCGCTCCGCAGAAGAAGGAGGAGGCGAAGAAGCTCCAGCTCTCCGGCGTGGAGGAGGGGGCCAAGGCCAAGGACGAAGAGGGCAAGTTCGGCAAGCAGGAGGCGAAGCAGGAGGAGGCCGCGCCCTCCAAGCCGGGCACCCCGGTGGTGGACAAGTCCAAGAAGGAGAAGGACCGCCAGGTGGTGGGCAAGGTGGGCCTGCTCGGCGCGCTCAAGGGCATGAAGGGTGGCGCTTCCGACGTGTTCGGTCCGGGCGGCATCGGCACGGGCATCAACAACTCGCTGGGCGGCCTCAAGGGCGGCGCGGCCATGGGTGACGCGCACGGCGTGGGCGGCCTGGGTTCGCGCGGCACGGGCAACGGCGGTGGCGGCACGGCGCTGGGCATCGGCGGCCTGGGCACCCAGGGCAACGGCCGGGGCACGGGCGGGTCCGGCGGTATCGACCTGGGCGGCCGTGGCAAGTCCGTCACCAAGGTCATCCCCGGCAAGACGACGGTGATTGGCGGCCTGGACAAGGACGTCATCGCCAAGGTCATCCGGCGGCACCAGAACGAGATCAAGTACTGCTACGAGTCGGAGCTGAACAAGAACCCGTCGCTGGCCGGCAAGGTCGCGGTGGCCTTCACCATCGACCCGGCGGGCGCGGTGGCGGACGCCAGCGTGTCCGAGTCCACGCTGGGCAGCTCTCCCGCGGAGCAGTGCATGATCTCCCGCATCCGCCGCTGGAAGTTCCCGGAGCCCAAGGGCGGCGGCGTGGTGAACGTGACGTACCCCTGGCTGTTCTCGCCCTCGGGCGCTGACGCCGCGGAGTAA
- the cglE gene encoding adventurous gliding motility protein CglE, which produces MRKSLLLAALALSTPALGATPPEGVPFEPRRGFFTETDLGVFFTVGGENSYSNAQSYVQLGIGYDLTERLSLGAHFALGSSAQNCFAGYLPDSNVCALSDNFTVAFGDLTAAYHVRLANRFYLTPKVAAGYTRLEPRPVDPEDGDPGQSINAFNAGLGIGIEYATSFDHFSVGADLLGRYIIGPNIMTFAVFPRVKYTF; this is translated from the coding sequence GTGAGGAAGTCGCTGCTGTTGGCCGCGCTCGCGCTGTCGACGCCGGCCCTGGGGGCCACGCCGCCTGAGGGCGTGCCGTTCGAGCCGCGCCGGGGGTTCTTCACCGAGACCGACCTTGGTGTGTTCTTCACGGTGGGCGGCGAGAACAGCTACTCCAACGCGCAGTCGTACGTGCAGCTGGGCATCGGGTACGACCTGACGGAGCGGCTGTCGCTGGGGGCCCACTTCGCGCTGGGCTCGTCGGCGCAGAACTGCTTCGCGGGCTACCTGCCGGACTCCAACGTCTGCGCGCTGTCGGACAACTTCACCGTGGCCTTTGGCGACCTGACGGCCGCGTACCACGTGCGGCTGGCCAATCGCTTCTACCTGACGCCCAAGGTGGCGGCGGGCTACACGCGCCTGGAGCCCCGGCCGGTGGATCCGGAGGACGGTGATCCGGGGCAGTCCATCAACGCCTTCAACGCAGGCCTGGGCATCGGCATCGAGTACGCGACGTCCTTCGACCACTTCTCCGTGGGCGCGGATCTGCTCGGGCGCTACATCATCGGGCCCAACATCATGACGTTCGCGGTGTTCCCGCGCGTGAAGTACACGTTCTGA
- a CDS encoding aspartate/glutamate racemase family protein, translating into MKTIGLLGGMSWESSAEYYRLINEHVKRELGGHHSAKVVLYSVDFQEIEHAQSAGRWDDAARILCDAARALERAGAEALVLCTNTMHKLAPDIASAIRIPFLHIAEATAQEVLRANVKTVGLLGTRYTMEQDFYKGRLAGSGLEVLVPTDEERQGVHDVIYQELCLGQVKAGSRERYQRIMEGLVRRGAQGIILGCTEITLLVKPGDASVPVFDTTAIHAMKAAGFCLGA; encoded by the coding sequence ATGAAGACGATTGGATTGCTGGGCGGGATGAGCTGGGAGTCCTCGGCGGAGTACTACCGGCTGATCAACGAGCACGTGAAGCGGGAGCTGGGGGGCCATCACTCCGCGAAGGTCGTCCTCTACAGCGTGGACTTCCAGGAGATCGAACACGCGCAGAGCGCCGGCCGATGGGACGACGCGGCCCGCATCCTGTGCGACGCCGCCCGCGCGCTGGAACGCGCGGGGGCCGAGGCCCTGGTCCTGTGCACCAACACCATGCACAAGCTGGCGCCGGACATCGCCTCCGCCATTCGCATCCCCTTCCTGCACATCGCGGAGGCCACCGCCCAGGAGGTCCTCCGGGCCAACGTGAAGACCGTGGGCCTGCTCGGGACGCGCTACACGATGGAGCAGGACTTCTACAAAGGCAGGCTCGCCGGATCAGGCCTGGAGGTCCTGGTGCCCACCGACGAGGAGCGCCAGGGGGTCCATGACGTCATCTACCAGGAGCTGTGCCTGGGCCAGGTGAAGGCCGGCTCCCGGGAGCGATACCAGCGCATCATGGAGGGCCTGGTCCGCAGGGGCGCCCAGGGAATCATCCTGGGCTGCACGGAAATCACCCTGCTCGTCAAACCCGGCGACGCGTCAGTGCCGGTGTTCGACACCACGGCCATCCACGCCATGAAGGCCGCCGGGTTCTGCCTGGGCGCGTAG
- a CDS encoding AraC family transcriptional regulator has product MESNAGKPRGLLYPRPDPRHFEHVRVLPSEDLRPWVEHFWAVRWDLRGQPPYLQQSLSHPSVHWAFQDGTSRVGGPHPGRFSITLEGLGGVFSIKFRPGGFFPFVGTPVSALTRRAVSPGALLGPEALELEAAILATDVRRDADRERIALAEAFLRARLPEPDPNVALVQGLVARILEDRAVTKVEDLLTPGGPGLRTLQRLFNRYVGVNPKWVIQRYRLHEAAERLRETPPPELARLALELGYFDQAHFIRDFRRIVGRTPAGYARDGRERHT; this is encoded by the coding sequence GTGGAGTCGAACGCGGGAAAGCCTCGGGGCCTGCTGTATCCCCGGCCGGATCCCCGGCACTTCGAGCACGTCCGCGTCCTGCCCTCGGAGGACCTGCGCCCGTGGGTCGAACACTTCTGGGCCGTGCGGTGGGACCTGCGCGGACAGCCGCCCTACCTCCAGCAGAGCCTCAGCCACCCGTCCGTGCACTGGGCCTTCCAGGACGGCACCTCCCGCGTGGGAGGCCCGCACCCGGGCCGCTTCTCCATCACGCTGGAGGGGCTGGGCGGCGTGTTCAGCATCAAGTTCCGGCCCGGAGGCTTCTTCCCCTTCGTGGGCACGCCGGTGTCCGCGCTCACGCGGCGCGCTGTTTCACCCGGAGCCCTGCTGGGCCCGGAGGCGCTGGAGCTGGAGGCGGCCATCCTCGCCACCGACGTCAGACGCGACGCGGACCGCGAGCGCATTGCCCTGGCGGAGGCCTTCCTGCGGGCCCGCCTGCCCGAGCCGGATCCGAACGTGGCGCTGGTGCAGGGGCTCGTCGCGCGCATCCTGGAGGACCGCGCGGTGACGAAGGTGGAGGACCTGCTCACGCCCGGAGGCCCGGGGCTGCGCACGCTGCAGCGGCTGTTCAACCGCTACGTGGGCGTGAATCCCAAGTGGGTCATCCAGCGCTACCGCCTGCATGAAGCCGCGGAGCGGCTGCGCGAAACGCCGCCTCCGGAACTTGCGCGGCTGGCGCTGGAGCTGGGCTACTTCGATCAGGCGCACTTCATCCGCGACTTCCGGCGCATCGTGGGCCGCACGCCCGCCGGATACGCCCGGGACGGGAGGGAACGACACACATGA